Genomic DNA from Trichoderma asperellum chromosome 5, complete sequence:
GCATCATTAGCAATACTTTAAGAGAgacaaacaaagagaatatAATGgcatatagtaaaaaaaaaaaaaaaaaaagaagaagaagaagaagaagaagaagaagaagaagaagaagccactTACTCCAGGCGCGGCGCAAAGATCCAGCAGGactttgctcttctccaaGAAGCCATACTTCTTGTTCAATTGAATTAGCTTGAATGCAGCACGGGCACGGTaacctttttctttggcaAGCTTGTACCACTTGTCAAGACGGCCTTTGCCGTGCTTTTTTTGAATTGCCATGATGCTGAGGAAACGCCAATCACGGATGAATCCCAAGCGTTCTGCCAGACTCTCGAGCAATCCAGAAATTTTATTGGAAAGTTGCGCCGATAAACGACATCACGTGGCGATAAGAGGTGGGCTGGTTTCAAGACCCAGCGCATTAGGTAGCTACCCATATATTGGGATCAATGCAGCACCGCCATGCTCTCTATTATTATTCCCCCATCACTATAACCCTTGACACTCTTCCAGGCGTGGTGCGAGGCCACATGGTCGTCAATAGAGCAATTGCCCAGACTGGAAGAGCCCGACCACGATGAGCGGCCGGTTCCTCGCAGCTAGTCTGCGGCCTGTGGCGGCGCGAAATACCTCCACCGCGGCCGTCCGCCACTTACACCGATTTCCAACTGGAGGGCTGCTACGAGCAGATGCCTCAATTCGAGAAGCTAGAAAGCGCATGTGGTTTGGGGGCAACTCCATCCACAACCTGGTCATCGCACGAAATGCGTCCTTTGTTCGACTTCTACCCAAATTGGTGGTGAAGTTTGCTAGAATCCCTGCCTTATTTGGTGGCTTGGCCATTGGTGGCTTTGCCTGGGTTCAGTATCAGGCCACACGTATGTGACTCTCGTCCCCAATCATCCGTTACGAGTGATGTTTACTAACGGATTGCAGAGGCTGGCAATTATGCCATTTCACTCTTCAGCACAACCTTTGACACGGTGAGCGGCACGGCATCCAGCCTATACGGATCTGCCAAAGATGTAGCGGATCAAACACGCCAAGGCTGGGAAAGCACAAAGGAACGAATAGAGGTCCCTGAATGGTTGAAGAACATGCTAGGGACGCACGAGGAAACCGGCTCTGGCGGATCAGGAGGACCCAATGGCGATCCTAAGCACAGTAAAGttggcgccgctgctgccgtgGGCGCTTCAGCTGCCGCTGTTGGTTACGACAAAACTGAAGACGACGATTCACGAAATCCACTACAAGCGTCTAAAGATGATCAGATGATGGTATtaacgaagaagatgattgaGATTCGGAGCATACTGCAAAAGGTCGGCCAGTCCAGCTCTCTCACTCTGCCATCTATCGTTGTCATTGGTTCGCAATCGTCTGGAAAGAGCTCAGTGTTGGAAGCCATCGTGGGCCACGAATTTCTACCAAAGGGAAGCAATATGGTTACTCGGAGACCGATCGAATTGACTCTGGTCAACACACCAGAGTCGGCTGAGGAATATGGAGAATTTCCAGACCTTGGTTTACGCAAAATCTCTGATTTTTCTTCGATTCAGCGAACATTGACAGAGCTAAATTTGGCTGTTTCGGACGCAGAGTGTGTCTCGGACGACCCCATTCACTTGACGATATATTCGCGCAATGTTCCTGATCTTTCTCTCATCGATCTCCCCGGCTACATCCAGGTTGTAGGACAAAACCAACCCCTACAGCTGAAGCAGAAGATATCTGAATTATGTGACAAATACATCCAACCGCCAAACGTAATTCTTGCCATCTCCGCTGCAGATGTCGATTTAGCGAACTCGGCAGCTCTTAGAGCGTCGCGGAGAGTCGATCCCCGAGGCGAACGAACCATTGGAGTCATTACCAAGATGGACTTGGTAGATCCTTCCCGCGGTGCTAACATTCTTAACGATACACAATATCCTCTACGGCTGGGTTACGTCGGGGTTGTGACAAAAGCACCGCTCTCACAAGGTTTGTTTAAGATGGGTTCTTCAGACCTACTTGCAGCGATCTCCAAGAATGAAAATTCCTACTTTTCGTCGCATCCTCTTGAGTTTGGGCCAGAGGCAGGCGTCAACGTGGGCACATTGAATCTTCGAAAGACATTAATGCGTGTTCTGGAACAAACAATGTCATCCAGCTTACAGAGCACAAGCGACGCCATTAGACAGGAGTTGGAAGAGGCAACCTACGAATTCAAAGTTCAGTATAACGATCGCCCTCTCTCTGCGGAATCTTACCTTGCCGAAAGCCTCGATGCTTTCAAGCATTCATTTAAGCAATTTACCGAGGAATTTGGGCGTCCAGAAATGCATGAGATTTTAAAGAGCGCTCTTGATCAGAAAGTTCTGGACCTGCTAGCCGCACGTTACTGGAACAAGCCAGTGACGGATTTGGCACAGGCGAAATTGGATCTCGACAATCTCGCTGACCTCCCCAAGTCCGATCCCGATTCTCTTTATTGGCGTCGTCAGCTAGATGCTTCGACCTCAGCCCTCACAAAGCTAGGAGTCGGGCGCTTGGCAACCACAGTCATCGCAGCATCTCTCCAAGCACATGTCGATAAATTGCTTGCAAACTCGAGTTTTGTGAGCCATCCTTTTGCTAAGAAAGCCATAACTGACGCCGCATCAACCATTCTCAATGAAAGATTTTATAGCACCAGTGATCAGGTTGAAAACTGCATCAAACCCTTCAAATTCGACATTGAGGTTGATGAAAGAGAGTGGAATCAAGGCCGCGAGCACGTTGGCACTGTTCTAAAGAAGGAGCTGCAAGATTGCGAGGCTGCCCTGGCAAGCTTGGAGCCAGCTGTCGGTGGCCGCAGGAAGCTAAAGGAAGTGATGGCCTTTGTGGACAAGGCGCGAAAGGGTGACATCGTTGTAGAGGGCGACGGGCGAAGTGGTGCGGGAGGATTTAGCGCTGCCCTCCTCAGTAAAGGTCAGTTACCGAGGCCGCTCATATGCATAACTCATGATGCTAACACTGATACAGGGAGAGAAGCTGTCTTCCTTCGAGATAGGGCCGATCTTATCAAGATGCGAATGCTGGCTGTCAAGTCGAAGCAGTGCAACAATCCCAAAAACAAATATTATTGCCCAGAAGTCTTTTTGGACGCTGCAGCTACTAAACTGGCTTCCACAGCTGTTCTCTTCCTCAACGTGGAATTGCTGTCAGAGTTTTACTATAACTTCCCGCGAGAGCTAGATCTTCGTCTCGGACGGCATCTATCCGCAGAGGAAGTTGAGAAGTTCGCCAAGGAAGATCCCAAGATCCGCCGACATCTTGATGTCATCCGGAGGAAAGAGCTTTTGGAATTGGTACttgagaagatggaaagTCTCCGGCAACTAGAaggaagagacagagaccATGGAGCGAActcaagaagaggagcagctAACAAAGAACGTGGACGATGGGGGCTCTTCTGAGCCATTCATCACAAGACCGAGATTGCAGGCATTCTGCACAGGTTAGCCATTGTATACCATGTTCGGTCATATGAGGTTGAATGTGTGGTGATGATAGTTCTCCACTAAGTTATGTTTACTCATGATCAGTAAAGGCCCCTTGGTTCGTGTTCTCGTGTATGAAACGTTATGACCATCCCCTATAAAGACATAAATGACAGTTACGAAatgagaaaaggaaaaggaagagaaacgggaaaaaaaaaaagaaagaaagaaagaaagaaagggaggaggaggaggattaGATAGGAATTACACTCTATtggtttataaatatatatatatatatgcgtCAACCTAACTCGACTAGTTTAGTTAGAACGCGAAGCAAACCTTAGCATGTTCGCCAGGCGATAATTTTTCAAATAGTTGTGTCAACAGTCGTTTCTACAGTGACTTCCCACCTCACATTGCCCCCGTTGCCATAACCTTCTCCTAATCTATTCTGTATCAAGGTAGAAATCCGATTGCGCAGCTTTCCCAGTGCAAGTTCATCATACCCATTTGTAATGATGACTTTCAAGTTGGCCATACACAAGCCATAGTGGACTTGCCAGAATTGAGCACCGTCTATGCGGGCAATGCCTGATTCGGATTCAATCTCACGGAGAACGGCTGAGACGCCAACATCACCTCTATTCCCGCCATACGACATGAGGAGCATAAGCCCCTGGGCAACAGCAACACGCATGCCCAAACTAAACATTGCAAGAGAAATGACGGCACAGATCAGCCGGTCGAGCCAGTCGTACAAAGAAATAGATAGAAGGGGCAACAGTGCAATTAGAGCGGAGAAGAATAGGGTGAAAAAATGGAAAGGGTTGGAGAGTATGCTAGGCAAGGTAGCCAGATATGAAACTCTCATGACCTTGGCAATCCGAGCATGATTTTTCAAACCATAAGCTGATACAAGCGTGCTCGCAATTGCAGCAGCCGACACGAGGTCAAGGGAGTTGGCGGAGACGTGGTCGTGAGCATGTTCATGTTCATGATGAGCTTCGTGGTCCCCAACCGACTCGAGGATGTGTTTAAGATTGTGCGAGAGCAGGTCAAACCCTCCAAACAGGAGGAAAATAGACATGGCGAAGCCCGCAAGAATCTCCGCTCGTTCAAGCCCAAAGGGATGTCTAATGCTGCTACGACGCCACACTTCGAAATTGCCCAGGACATCAACCACCACGCAGACAGCGGCGCTGCCCGCgtcaaagaagacgagatgAGACAAGGCCATTGCAGCAAGAGAGCCTCCCGATCTGTAAAATATGAACATGGCAATGGCGACATGGCACAGGCCCCAGTAGAGGCGCATACGCTGGTCTCGCTGTAAGCTTTTCCAGGCTTCTTTAAGGGTGGGTGTGGGGAGCGATGCTGGAAGGACGGGCGGTGGTCTTGGAGGCGGTTCTTGGAAGATCTGATGCTGGGCCGACACGCTGCTATGCTTATACCGGTGCCCGCGACGCTGGCCGACGTTCTGTCGTTGGAGCTGTTAGTTTGAGGGAACCAGCGGGCATCTTGATGTGTATGTGACGAACCGATTTAACAGGTGTGGTCGATATCACCTGCGTTTGGAAATTGAAGGGATTGGGAGCAGCAGGCGCCTGGCTGCCGCCCTGCGGAGACTCTGCCTCCGATGTCATTGCTGCGCGGACGCGTCAAATGAGATCACTATCGTTCGTCGAGATGGCTGAGGAAGTCGCTCGATATGCCCCTCGGGTTTGGCGGTGTCGGCGTCGCCAAACAACGAGCGCCGGTGTATTGGGTATTTGAAGAGTCTCCAGGAAGACGAAGCGATCTGGTCAGTACGTGCTCTAATTCCCTCGGATGGCGGTCTGTTCACTCTGCCATCGCCGTGGCTCTCGCAGATCGCAGTCGCATGCTCGCCGGCTGTGGTTGGTGAAGCTGTCAGGAAgtggtactaggtaggccTACGGAGTATCGCCGCTGCGAGGAAAATGCAGGGGTACCCTGTAATGCAGAGCATGTACTCCGCATTTTATTTCTGCGTCGCTACGCAATCTACGCTTACTCGAGTATCTGGGCTCAAGGGCAGCGATGGAAATGCCTGAAGGATGAGCAATTGCACATTTTCGGATCAAGCGCATGGGCAGATTGCTCAATTGTCTTGTGTTTTAATACATATTCGGTGTTGTTATAGTCTATcagtttattattactgcgAAGGACTTGCTAAGGTTCTAGCAGTTAGCCGCAATACAGCACAATTTGGTACCCGACCACTACAGGCGGCTGCTAGTACTATAAGGTACTTCACATGGCGGGCGTGCGGCCTTGTACCTCACACAACATTCCTGAGGTAGCCATTTCTGCAGCAACAATGCGCCAAGCTGAGACCCGGCCATGGTGCCTACTAAAGTAGGTAGGCACGGCTAAATCGCGTTAGGATCGAGATCTCCGATAATGTCTATATACTGGGGCCACCTGACAGCTGCGGCGCCAATCGTTCGGTATCAGCTGCGGAGGCTTCTCGCATCACCTCATAGCGCAACCAGCAGCCATTCGATGCCGAGATCCAGATGATCTGGTACTTGCTCTATCCGCTGCGAGGGTGAGGACACGCTCGATTCCATTCCCTCGCTACCCTCCATCCCAGAGCCCGGAGGTAGCCTCGTCCAATCAAAAAGCTGTGTTGACCATGGGTATCTGCGCCATAGAACAACAGAGGCACCTGTCCTCGCACCATCTCACCCGTTTCGACGAGCTGTTGCTCGCTACGGCCGAAATGCGTCTCGCAATGCCATCGGGACGCTGCTGGCCTCGGCCGGCGTTGCTTCACTGCTAATATACCCGGTGCCATTTCTGTACACCACCGATTTCGTCAGCGCGGCGTCGAACCTCCCTCACCATGCATGGACCGCCGCCCAGCCGCTCCGCTACGACGCCGCCATCACTCCCGACATCATCATGCGTTCCATATGGATCCATTCGAGCTATATGCAAGCATTGAGCCCGGACGTCCTCCTGTCGGCTCTCGAGCTACAAGACGAGCTTCTGGGCACAACTCAAGACTTCAACCCTGGCAGGTATTCCGGCCTGCCTCCTCCCGGTGACCCCAATGCGCCCCTATCGCCAGCCCAACGCGATGCTCTCCACGTCGTCAATGGCCTGACCGACCAGTCGTGGGCATTTCAATCGCCGCTGCTGTACTGGAACTGCTCCCGCGAACGAATTCTGGCCGACGAAGATATCCTGGCAACCGTCAACGACAGGAAGAACCAATCCACACCGGCAAACATCACCTTACGGCACTCTATTGTTTTTAGTGGCAAGCGATTTGAAGATCGCCGTTTACTAGCCGCCGACGCCCTCGTCATTACGCTCTTGTACCGAAATGCGTCGCCTGTTGGTCGCCATTGGGAGGACGTCGCGCCATCTTTACCCGCCAAGGTAGGGGACAAATGGGACATATATCCTGCAAACGGCCAAGTCTCAGGCAGCCAGCTCTATGAGTTTAAATTCAGGCCGATTACTGCTCAAGATTCAATCATTTTTGCCGTGGCCTATGCGGTCGCCCTCCTATATTTCCTCATAAACCTAACGAAGCTCCGCGCTATCAAATCCAAGTTTGGCCTCATAGTCACCGTCATTGCCCAGATATTGCTTTCGATTGTGTCTAGTCTCACTGTCTGCGCTTTCTTGAACCTCGATCTTTCCCGTATTCCGCGGGCCGCATACCCCTTAATAGTGCTGATAATGAGCCTGGATCATATCCTTCGGCTGATGAACGCATTGATTCGCACTCCTTCGGAAGATAGTACGAGCAACAGGATAGGGTATGCTTTTGGCGAGATTGCGCCCGCTGCCTTGGCAACCTCCATCCAGAACTGTGCGATTCTAATAGCATTGTCACGCGTTGTCTCGCCAGGCGTTTCCGAATTCTGCATCTTTGCGGCGGTTGCAATTGTGCTTGATACTTTCTATCTATCtaccttcttcctctctgtcCTCAGTGTTGATGTGCGTCGAATGGAGCTTGGGGATGCTCTCGCAAAAGAGTCTATGCGTCGTAACCGCAATGCGAACTACAGTCGCAACTCCTCCTGGGTGAAACGCATAGTTCAAGGGAAGATTGCATTATCAACACGAGTCGCTGGAACACTCGTCGTCCTGGGCTTCGTATTTATCGCCCAATCTCGTTTTTTCAGCGATAGAGATATTTCTCGGCGGCTATCTCAGTTATATGGCGGCAAAAATTTAGAGCCCAGCCTCCCATCTCCTTTGAAGACATCTCTACTGAACGAAATCCACCAAGCAAGGAGTCCTACTTCTTGGCTACTGCTGCAAGACCACGATGCAGCTCATGAAATAATTCGCATCATAAAGCCTTCAGCCTATAGCTACATAGCCAGAGTCTATGAGCCTTTGGTTTTTGTAAAAAAGGGATCCAATCGAGCGCCTCGGATGAAAGAGTCGATTTTATCACCAGCAGTACTCGATTTTATCAATCATCAGCTCACTCCGCTCGTTTTCATAGACGTTCTTGTGGTTTTTCTGCTCCGCCGACTTACAGCCTATCTTTTACCAGATGACAAAGCGAAGCGAGAAGGGCTCAGTGATTCTAGCGAGGAGCCTAGCCTGGGAGTTAAAACATTGTCCGGAGGGCATTGCCTTGATATAGCTATGCTCGCATATTCCTCTGGAGGATACGCTGTGTCTGTTGGCTTGGACCGTAAAATTTGCCTGTGGAGTCTTAACAACGAGGATCGATGCTTCACAATCTCTGACCCAGAAAGAGATATCGGGATTAAATTTCCCGTACTTGCAATTGCCATTGATGAGGACTCGGAGTGGCTAGCAATTCTGTCATCGGATGCTGTCACTTTTTGGAACATTGCAACCAACGTGCAAGGCCCTATCATAGCTGCGGAAACCTACAATCAGAAGCCAACAGCTTTCTTCTTAGATCCGAATGTATCATCAAACATTCCAAGACCCGTTATAGTATGGAAGAATGGAACCGTCGTAGATATTGAACCGGCTTCAGGAGAAAGCCGCGAGTTCATGCTTTGTTCCGGGCTAACCTGCGCACGCCAACTTATAAGTATAGGTGAGTCGGGCGTCCTTCCATTCGCGTTAAAGTGCAGGCTCAGGTCATGGCTGACCAACGGGAATCATCCATATCATATAGCTGGCGAGCATCAAAGTCCGACTGTTTTCCTTATAGCAACATCTCGAAATGGAGATATACATGTTGTAGAAAGAATCGGGATGTCGTGGGGAGAGCAGAAAGTTTTTACAGGAAAGCTTGTGGTTGATGAAATACATCAAGTTGTACCGCTTTCGCCTCTCGCCTATTTTCTTGCATCGTCAAAGTCGGACGTTCATCTCATAAACCTGAATGATGGATCTACTGCTTGGAGCTTCTCGATAGAGAACTTGCGACCGCGTTCGCTCGACTGTGCTTTCTCCTGCCATCGGGCATCAAACGCCATGTCAATAGGGCTCAAATCTTTCACACTCAGCTACCAGGCGCTGGACTCCGGTGACGGTATCTTACACACCTTTACACCTCATGAGGACGATGACGCTATTTTTCTGCAGAATTATGGTATTGATCGTGCAATCAGCGGATGGTGTGGTTGGTCTGAAGCAGTACAAACAACGAAACGCATAGACAACCCTGGTGTTTGGAGACTTCTGTATGATGGTAGTGCAATTGGGCTTCGTCGTCGGCCCCGTACCGAATCGAGGAACCGACAGCAGAAAGCTATTTCGAGCGTGCGAAACCGCCTACCGAACGCAAAGAGTCAGGAAGTTGGGGCTTTCAACTGCTGGGAGTTGTGGAGAGCGGCACCTGGTGACCGTCAAGATATAGATGAAATCACACCTCTTTTCCCCAGTGATGAAGACCCGGGGCAAATGATTGTCTGCGAGCCGGGTCCCGGTGTCAAATTTGGGGAGTCATCGGTCGCTTTTGCATTTGGCAATGTTATAAAGGTAGCAACATTGAGCGGGTACAAGCCGTCGGGAATCAATGAGGTAAGCCATGAATCGCTAATGAATATGCCTACGAGACGTCGGAAGGGAGGGACAATGGCCAGGCCAACGGGGACCTAAAGCCGTAGCAGCTTTACCATGTTATATAAGCATATATAAATGACCAGAGCTCAGCTTTCACCATTGTCGACTTATTTTGATGAGTTATGTGAGCACGCTGCGGTGGCGCAAGTGCAAAGAGCCAGCCATGAGAAGGGCTACAGTATAACATCACAGATTGTTGACACAAAGAGTTGCCTTGATGTACCAGGAGAATGAATTAAACGCATTACAGCCAGCTATGTTGGCAAGATATACTGtattgagagagaaaaagaagggggggatATAAATTTGAACGTTAACTAAATATAGGGATATATACTAACATTAGCTGTCAAAACGCTGTTTGCCTAACTGGGTCCATGTCGATTAGCGGCTATGCTCTCTACTCGCCGAGGGGGGAGTACACTgggagaaaaataaaatacacaTGAGAAATCGTTTCGTAAATGAGGTCTACCAACCTGATCCAGGTACCAGAATGGCATAACCCTGTCGTGCTCAATAGGAGGTTGGAACTCAAGCCCGCTCTCATCACCACACTCATTTCAAGCTATATTGGATTTTCCATGCCAATGGGAGGAGTAGTCTCATTGGAATGAACAGAGTGTGGCACCTGAGCTTTGCTGTGAAGCGTGTTGCTAGATCCGAGGCCacgcttcatcatcttccccAACACGGTGACCAATTCACAAGCATCCCGAAACATGTCATCATCCATGCCTTCTGTCGCTTCATAGACCTCATTTATTGTACTTCTCGCCAGACTGCGGCTGCCATCGGCGTCATGGACACATTCGTAGAGAAACGCAGCGTATTCCGTCTTCACTGACAACCGCAGCGAGTGAGAGCCCCAGAGAAGTCTATCAGCCAATTGTGCAGCCTCTTCAAAATACTGGTGGGCTGTGGGCAGATAGTCTTTAGCAGGTAGGAGGAAAGAAAGCGAGAGAGCCGAGACCGGAGCTTCAAAGCCAGGAGGAGGGCCAACAGGACCCCCTTCAAGAGTGTGACGCATTGTTTGTTGGTAGTCATCCGCACTAATGATCTCTTTCTCACGTTCAGCTGATACGGCATCGGGATCCCAGCCCGGCATATTAGAAACGCGAGGCTGATTTCGAAACAGGACAAAGATGTGATGGAAGCTGGCGCGTAGCTTATAGGCCAAAACCTTTAATTCGACGCAGTTACTGACAAAAGGAATGACATATTCTTGCAGCATTTTGAGCCCTTCACGCGCTAACCAAAGGATGCGCATGATGTTTTCATGGAGGGTTGCATCTGGCTTGCGCTGCTTCTTCACCTCGACGAGCTTCTCAGAAAGCCTGAGGGAGAGGCCCAGGATCTTGAAGAGTGTTGATGAGAGTATGGTATTATCATTTTCGACTGCCCTGGCTAATCGCCCCAGATACTTTTGATCCACCTCAGATGATGCCATGGAAGAACAATATCGTTTGCTTATTCAGTCCAGTGTGAAGATATCGGGTATTTGCGAGTCGTTTAGTGAATattcagcagcagaagcagcaatgAAAGCTACAACTCCTCTTGCAGGTGATGGTATAATGAGTAGAGATTAGAGAACAATGGCTTGAGGAACAAGAATGCGACAGCGGTTCCCTAGCTAACCAATGTGCCGTGTCTGTAAGCTGAGAGGGGGAATCAATCGTGATCAGCGGTCGACGAAAAAGCTTGCTGGCGCCAGAGAACAAATTGCAAAATTGTGTACGCAGATAGATCCCTAGAGCCACGACGCTTCGTCAGTAAAGATTCCGCATGAGGGGTTCTACATAGACAGAGTATGCGCGAGAGAAGGGCAGAGGGATGGAAGAAAGGCAGCCAAGCCGCCAGAAACCATCCAGTGTGGCAGCCTATGGGGGGTGGCGGCTGTTACAATTCATGCTGTCGGATCACAAcatgagaagaaaatagTCTATGCTGCTGGCCTGGGCTACCTGGGCATCTTCAGCTTGGGGGACGTTGCGGCATCATGCTCAGGTGCAATATCGAGCATCAAGCTTGCAGCTCCGCGGAAGCTTGCTCGGTTTGCAGTGGTCCTGGCTTGGTGCCATAGAAGTAGAAGCCATGGCTCGCTGGTAGAGGCTCCATCGCTGCGCACCACTTACTGGCATGTAAGAACCTGCAGAGGATGATGACAGTGCGAGACTGCCTGTTTGTATCTGATCTTCAGTTCCAGCCTCCAACAAGGCCCGAGTTTCCCTCACTTGCGCCTCGAAGCCTTGCCTCGCGCGCAATCGGAATCAATATGTGCCATGGTGCTTGTGTGCTGTGAGACAAGGGAAGACGGCGCTGTAAAAGGCGTCGCGCAACCTACCGAGAGGTGGAGAGCAGAGCGCTTGATGCCGGCCGCAATTGGCTTCGGCGAAGGCGCTGCCTGGTGATGGTGGCTTTGGCTCACCGAGGGGTATCCAAGGGCAACGTCGGCCAGGCTGGCGCGTgatggtgacgatgatgatatgatggtgatgacgatgattgcTGCAGGCAGGCTGCGCTCGCGTCCCTGCTAATTAACACAGCTGAGTGTGTTCACGCGCTTGGCAGGGATCAACGATACAGGGGGCCAGGTTTGGACCAGGGTCCCTTGCTGCTCGTGCTGCTTTGATAGACTACTTGTATGCATGGTATCTACTGTATAATAAATCAtgttaaaagaatataaattagATAGGTAcacatgtatacatgtatatacataGGTActagtatatgtatatgcatCAACCTTTCGTCTACGGTGAGTTTTATctaaaacaacaaaaactaAACTGTCCACCTAGGCAAGATAAGAGTTTTAGCTACATGCTCAACATACACATATAATCAAAAAGGCCATTCAGTGCTCTAGGTGAAGGcacatatacacacacatacaagGAAAGGGGCAGATGACAGGCAATTCACTGATTCAAGGCAAGACCAGATTTTTTAAACaatataaaggaaaatatttATTCAGAAGATGGCATGATTCATTGCATAGCTAGCTGGTGTAAGAGTATGCATCATAAACCGATATATCCCATTATCTCTCATTCTCATAAGTCCCGAATACTATCAGCTCAACAGTGTCTCATCTAGCCATGCTATCATAACCCCCAGTTGGAAGTCAGAGACGATTGGAGCAGAAAAAGCCAAGTACCGCAATCTGCTGGATAAGAGGCCTAAAAATTGACAATTGTTGCAAAAAATTGGTGAGAAAATCCGAATTGAGAGTTTGCCATGAGACCCCGTGGGGAACTACTCAAAGAAACTCTGCAGTGACGAGTGTGAGTTGTGCCGGCGTAACGCGCCGCCTGTGTCTCTCATCCGTAGGCTGTTTACATGACGGTGCAGCCAAGGTAGCCGATGTACTGAGGCTTGCCTTGAGGCTTGTCCTGAGGCTTGCCTTGAGGCTTGTCCTGAGGCTTGGCCATGACGGTGCAGCCAAGGTAGCCGATGTATTGAGGCTTGCCCTGGGGCTTGGTCATGACGGTCTGGGCGGAGCGGGCCATTTTTGCTGTTTAGGTGTGGTGAAGCGGAAATGCTTTGCAAGAGGTTGATATTGGATGTTCGAGGCTTTGGAAGTGcgaagatgctgttgctgatgagaTGGATTTCTTGCCGGGCATCACCGGCCTTTTTATCCTCGCCTGG
This window encodes:
- a CDS encoding uncharacterized protein (EggNog:ENOG41), with protein sequence MASSEVDQKYLGRLARAVENDNTILSSTLFKILGLSLRLSEKLVEVKKQRKPDATLHENIMRILWLAREGLKMLQEYVIPFVSNCVELKVLAYKLRASFHHIFVLFRNQPRVSNMPGWDPDAVSAEREKEIISADDYQQTMRHTLEGGPVGPPPGFEAPVSALSLSFLLPAKDYLPTAHQYFEEAAQLADRLLWGSHSLRLSVKTEYAAFLYECVHDADGSRSLARSTINEVYEATEGMDDDMFRDACELVTVLGKMMKRGLGSSNTLHSKAQVPHSVHSNETTPPIGMENPI